A window of Halovivax gelatinilyticus genomic DNA:
GTATGACGCGCGAGGGGCGTATTCCGGCGACGGGGTACGCGACGGAACGAGACCGAAGCGTCGAGTACGACGACCGAACCATCTGGTTGAGCCGGACCATCGAATCGGCGGCTACCGGACTCCCTGGCGGTCCGCTGGTCGCCGGCTTTCTCCTCTTCGGCTGGCTGCCGATCGCCCTGGCCGGTCTGGGTATCGTTGCCGCCGAGTCTATGAGCGCGACGTTCGTGCTGGCGTACGCGACGGCAGCGCTCTTGCTTTCGGCGCTCCCGTCGATGATCTGGTACTACGACGTCCGCGTGCTCACGACGTTCGCGGGACGCATGACGGCGCGAGTCGACGACGAGGACGTCCTCGTCGAGACCGCCGAACGCTTCGACCGTCGATTCGCCGAGTGGTACCCCGCGGCAGTGGTACCGTGGACGATACTATTGCTCGTCGTATTGTTCGGTTCGGTGCCGACCCTGGAGGCGCAGGGAATCGGCGGTCCCACGGAGCCGCTGTTCTGGAGCGTCGCGCTCTTTTTCGTCTGGGGCGGTCTGCTCACCGGTATCGGCTTTCACGGCGCCTTCGTAACCGTCGGGTACATCGCGACGCTCGTCGAACGGACCCGGCTGTCGATCGATCCGTACCACCCGGATAAGCTCGGCGGGCTCAGTGCCGTCGGCTACTTCGCCATCCGAACGACGCTGTTACTCTCCTCGGGCGCGTTGTTGCTGCCGCTCGCGTTCGAACTGGCGGCGGGAACGCCGTTTCAGGAACCGATTTACCTCGCCGTCGTCGTTTACGTCCTCGTCATCGTCGGCTCGTTTTGCTATCCGACCTGGTTAGTCAATCGCGCCGCTCACGCCGAACGTGTCGAACGGCTGGACGAACTCGGCGACGAAATCGGTTCGATCCAGACCGACCTCTCGGCGGCGTCGGCACACGACGTTGACGACGTCGTCACGCAACTCGAACTCCAGCGCCTCCAGCAACTGTACGACGATTATCGGGAGATCCGTCTGTACCCGCTCTCACCGTCCATCCTCACGCAGCTCGTCGGTTCCGTGTTACTCCCGTCGACCATCTTATTCGTCGAACTCGTCGCCGGGGTGTAACACGCGAGATCGTACGGTGTAGCCGGTTTCGAACGGGCCGGGATAATCGATCGGGCCTCGTCAACCATGCGTTCGATGGTATCTCCGACCCGTCGTCCCGATCAGTCGTACGAGTAGAATCCCTCGCCCGTCTTCTTCCCGAGGTCGCCCGCTTCCACCTTTCGCTTTAAGAGGTACGCGGGTTTGTACCGATCTCCGAGTTCCTCGTAGAGCGTTTCAGTCGCGTGCAGGCAGACGTCGAGCCCGATGTGATCTGCGAGCGTCAGCGGTCCCATCGGGACGTTCGTGCCGAGTTCCATGCCCGCGTCGACGTCTTCTTTCGAAGCGACACCCTCGTCGTAGGCGCGAATGCCCTCGTTGATCCAGGGCATGAGGATCCGATTGGTCACGAATCCCGGTTTGTCGTCGGACTCCCAGGTCGTTTTGCCCATCTCCTCGGCGAGGTCGTGAGCGAGTTCGACCGCCTGGGCGGTCGTCTTCTCGCCGACGACGACCTCGACGCCGTCCATGATCGGAACCGGGTTCATGAAGTGAAGGCCGACGACCCGATCAGGCCGATCGAGGGCCGACGCGATCGAGGTGATCGAGAGCGTACTCGTGTTGGTCGCGAGGAGGACGTCCTCGTCGCAGATTCGCTCTAGATCGGCGAAGACCTCCCGCTTTACGTCCATCCGCTCGAGGACGGCTTCGATGACGACGTCGCAGTCGGCGACGTCCTCGAGGTCGGTCGTGCCGTCGATGCGGTCGCGGATCGTCGACGGTGACTCCGTCAGTGCGTCTCGATCTGCGAGCCTCGCGAGACTGTCGTCGATCGTCTCGAATCCGGACTCGACGTACGCCGCCTCGACGTCGCGCACGACGACGTCGTACCCGGTCGTGGCTGCGACCTGCGCGATACCGCTTCCCATCGTTCCGGCGCCGATGACGCCGATTCGGTCGATATCGTCTCGAATCATACCCGTTCGTTTCCGGCTTGCGCTCGTTAAGCTGGCGATCCGCGTCGTTCGATGCCCGGTTCAGTGTGGGTGCGTACCCAAGAGCCGACACCCTCTGGCGCCTTCAACGGTCGCCTGAATTTGATCTACCCGGGATATCCGTTCGTGACCGCGGTTCCGGGAGAGAAACGCTTTAGGGTTCTGCCTCCTTCGATCAGATAACCTGTAGAATCGTCATGAGTGAACCAAACGTCGTCGATCCTGGCGTCGAAGGTGTGCGCGAACTCGAGCCCGACGAGCGAGCGACGCTGCTGGAAGCCGAGGTCGAACCGGAGACGCTCGAAGCGGAGGGGATCGATCCGGCCGGCGTGGTCGAGAAGGATTACTCCTACCGCCTGCTGCTCGATGCTGGTCTCGACGAGGAGACGGCGGATCGACTTCGCCGTCACTTTTCGTTGGCCTGGTCGTTCGAGACCGACGGCGATCTCGATCGACGCTCGGAGACCGTTTCGGGACTCGGCGACGACGAGCGTGCCTGGGTCGCCGCGAGCGCGACCGACGACTGGCAGGGGTTCGAACACGCGGGTGAACGGACGATTCCCGGCGAGCACGGCCGACCGGCCGAGCGACCGTACCCCAAACCGACGCCGGTAACGGCGGTCACCGGCGTCAGTCGGGAAAACGCCGAGAAACTCGCCGAAGCCGGCGTCCGATCGGCCGAACGATTGGCTACCATTCACGCTGGCGCGGTCGCCGCCGCGCTGGATCTCGACGTCCTGCACGTCCGGACCTGGCGGCACAACGCTCGCGAACTCGTCGAGTGATCGGCCGTCCGTCGATCGACGGCGAGTACCGACGCCACTTTGTCCGACTATCACCAGTCAGTGACCGTGATAACACTCTCGTCAGATTTCGGTTCCCCGTATCCGGCAGCGATGAAGGGCGTTATTCTGTCAGCAACCAGCGCCACGCTCGTCGACGTCGCTCACGACTCCGCGTCAGGACGTCGATTCGGCGGCGTTCTGGATACGCGAAATTCTTCCGACCTTTCCGCCGGCGGTTCACCTGATCGTGGTGGACCCCGGCGTGGGAACGGACCGTGACGCCCTCGTCGTTCGGGCCGGCGAACACGTCCTCGTCGGCCCTGACAACGGCGTTCTCTACCCGGCGGTCGGACGCCTGGCTGGGGCCGGTCCGATAGAGTGGTATCGAATCGACGACGAGGATGCGGCCAGTTCCACCTTCCACGGTCGCGACGTCTTCGCGCCTGCGGCGACGGTTGTCCACGATACTCCACGCGGTAATCTCGCTACGATCGGCCGCCTACAGCCAGCCGCCGATCCGGTCGAATTGATCCTCCCGTCTCTAGCGTTCGATGACGGCGTCGCTCGCGCGACGATCCTCGCAGTCGACGATTTCGGCAACTGCGTTACGAACGTTGACGGATCGTTCGTCGACGACGCGTCGACCGTTCGCGTCGACGGACGGCGGGTGTCGGTGGGGACGACGTTCGATTCGGTCGAGGCGGGTGCGCCGCTCGTCGTCGGTAGTCACGGGAACCTCGAACTCGACGTCAACCGAGGCCGCGGAGATATAGAATTCGGTATAGAACCTGGCGATTCCGTGATCGTCGAACCGATTCGATAGCGCTCGATTCGTCGAGCAACCAATTTTGAGCGGTCGTCGGTCTATTCGAGCGGAGAACGAATCGGATCGACTTCCACGGAGCCATCACCGGTAATCGTGATCCGACACCCCTCGTACTCGAACGTTATGATTGCTCGCGACCGTTTGCCGTTGGGTCGGTGCCAGTGGTCGAGCAAGCGTTCGAGCGCGTCCGGATCGATCGTCTTCGAGAGTGTCTCGAGTTCGAGCGGATCTCGACCCGTCGCGACGCTGACGGCCGTGATGATCGACGTGACCGCCGGATCGGCCGATCCGTTCGCGTCCACCCACACGTGGTACGTCCCCGTTGTTTCGTCCCGGTACACTGTATCCTCGATGGAGCGTCGGCGCCCGTTTTCACCGGTGTGGTAGCTGGACATACCATCTCAGAATACGCCATGTTAACACTTAACATTGGCGGGAATTCTGATAGATCGGTACTCGTGACTGTGCGACCCGAGCGACTGACGTGGGTAGGTGGATAACGGCGGTGAACGATCCAAAGAGATCGATCGGCGGAGAGTCGTTCGTCGACGAACGCTGGACTTTGTGGCGTCGTTACTCGGCGGCGATGACGTCGTCGATGCGGACGATCATCGTCGCGGCCTCGGCGGCGCTCTCGATCGCCTCGCGCTTGACGTCTGCCGGGTCGACGATACCGAACTCGACGGGGTCGTCGATCGTGACCGTCTCGCCGTCGGTGATCAGCCCGGCACGCCCGTCAGCTTCGTGGGCCGCGCGGAGATCGACGAGCGAGTCGATCGGGTCGCGACCGGTGTTGGTCGCGAGCGTTCGCGGGACGATGTCGATCGCGTCAGCGAACGCGGTGACGGCGAGCTGCTTGCGGCCTTCGATTCCGGCCGCTTCGGAGCGCACGCGGTCTGCGATCGCGATTTCGCTCGCTCCGGCACCGGGGACGACCTCGCCGGATTCGCGTGCGGTCGCGACGACGTCGAGTGCGTCGCCGACGGCCCGTTCGAGTTCGTCGACGACGTGGTTCGTGCCGCCGCGGACGAAGACGGTGACCGCCTTTGCCGCGTCGCCGCCTTCGATGAACGTCAGTTCCTCGTCGCCGAACCGCTCGGTGCGGATCCGGTCTGCGTGTCCGAAGTCGTCGTCGGAGAGGTCAGCCAGTGCGCCGACACGTCGGGCCCCCGTCGCGGAGGCGATCGATCGGACATCGGAGTTTCCGAGGTCTTCGTAGACGAGGATGCCTTCGTTTGCGAGGAACGAGGCCACGCGGTTGTCGACGTCGTCGGTCGTGAACACGACGTCGACGCCGGAGTCGGCGATCGTCTCGGCGTAGCCGCGCAGTTCGGACTCTTCCGCATCGAGCGCGGCGTTGAGTTGGTCGATGGAGTCGATGGCGTACTCCGCGTCGACCTCCCCGGTGCGCACTTCGAGTGCGACGTCGATAATCGCGATGTCGGCGTCCTCGACGGTCGTCGGCATCGAATCGTGAGCTGGCTCCTCGTCGACGACGATCCCCTCGATCAGGTCGGTCGCGCTGGTCGACGCGCCGACCTGCGTGTAAACGGAGACGTCGTCACGGTGGACGCCGTCGTCGTCGCTGACGTGATCGATCGCGGTTACGACCGTTTCGGCAAGCTCTGCGGGAGTGAGTCCGCCCGTTCCCTTCCCGGTCATGCTCGATTCGCCGACCTGGGCGAGCAACTCGTCGTCGACGGCCGCGTCTAGTACCTGATCTTCGATGGCCTCGAGCGCGATACGAGCGGCCTCGTGGTACCCTTCGACGATCGTCGTCGCGTGGACGTCCTGTTCGAGGAGGTCCTCTGCTTCGCCGAGGAGGTTTCCGGCGATGACTGACGCGGTCGTCGTTCCGTCGCCCACTTCGGCCTCCTGGGTTTCGGCGACTTCGACGATCATCTGTGCGGCGGGGTGCTCGATGTCCATCTCCTCTAAGATGGTTGCACCGTCGTTCGTGATGACGACTTCGCCGCTCGAGTCGACGAGCATCTTGTCCATGCCGCGCGGTCCGAGGGTCGTTCGGACCGCTTCGGCTACGGCCTTTCCGGCCATGATGTTCGACGACTGGGCGTCTCGGCCCGCTGTCCGCTGGCTGTCTTCACTGAGGATGAACATCGGTTGTCCACCCATGCGTCGCTGTTGTGCCATTGTTGATGCCTCACTAAAGGTATCATCAGCACTTCTATATAACTGTTTCCCTACGCCCCGGGCCCGTCCGGTGATTGTCAGTCAATACCAAGGGGGTGTCGACCCGCCCGCTCGGAGATCGAGGTCGAAGCCGGTAGGCCAATATGGATTCGCTCGTATGGACTGAACGAATGCTGGAGCTGGAACACGGTTTTCGCGTCGTCGACGTCAACGCCCGACTGACGCCGGGCGACGAGCCGTGGCCACGAGACCGTGGTCGGCCGATTTCACCGGAACGACTCGAGCGGGAGCTACACCAGGCGGGTATCGTCAGAGCGGTCGTCAGTCCGAACCCGCGACCCGGGACTAGCTACCTCCAGGCCAACAACGGCGTCGCCCGTCTCAGCGTCGACCGACCGTTCGTGGCCTTCGCCCGAATCAACGGACCGCGTCCCAGTACCCCCGGTCCAGCGAGCCGGTTTCGAGCGCTCCTTTCCGACCGGCGGTCCGAGTGTACCTCCCCTGCGGACGTCGAACAGTACGCGTACGACGATCGATTCCACGGGTTCGTTCTCGACCCGGGCGTCGACGGGATCCCTGACTCAGCCGTACTCGACCAACTCGAATCGGTGAATCTTCCGCTCATCCTGTCGATCGGACGCGACGGTCGACCTGACGCGCCCGTCGAATCACTCCTCGGGCGGTCGTTTCCGATTATTCTCAGCCACTTCGGTGATCGACCGCTCGATCGCGAATCGATGGCGTCGACGATCGAACTGCTCGACCGATTCGATACCTGTTTCTTCGATACGAGTTTCGTGCGGTATCGAGAACTACTAGAGCGAGCGCTGGTAGAACATCCCGACCGCGTCTTCTTCGGCAGCGGCGCGCCGGCGACCCATCCGAACGTCTCGGTCATGGAAATACTGACGCTCGACGTCTCCGAGGATCTATTACGTCGGGCATTTTCGAAAAACGCCTGTCGCGTCATCGATGCGCTTTCACCGACGTCGTGACGCCCCATCGGTCGATTTTCACCAGTATCGTCGAGAAACCGGTACCACTCAATGAGAGTTCAATGCAGGCAGTATTAAGTCCCACCGACGAATGGATTTCAGTATGCGTTCTGTCGGGAGCGGTCTGGCTGCGATCGATCGAGACGGTCCTCGTGCGGATATCTACCTCTCGCGTCCGCGAAAGCGAAACGCGTTGACCGTCGATTTAATCAAAGATTTGACCGAAGCGTTCCGTCGTGTCGATGCGGACGACGATATCCGCGCGATCACGTTGCTCGGTTCCGGCGACGCGTTCTGTGCCGGCATCGATTTCGACCAGTTACAGGAACTTTCGAAGCTGTCGACGATCGCCGACGAGGCGTTCCCGCAGTTGCTCTCGACGATCGAACGGGCCCGACAGCCCGTCGTCGCCGGAATCAAACAGACGGCGCCGGCGACGGCGTTCGAACTAACGCTTGCCTGCGATCTGCGTGTACTCGGCGACGACGCCACGTACGGTCTCATCGAAACGTCTCTCGGGACGTTTCCCCAGGGTGGTGGAACCCAGCGGTTACCTCGACTCATCGGTCTCTCGAAGGCGATGGAACTGATCTACACGGGTTCGTACATCGAACCCGATGAGGCGGCATCGATCGGCCTCGTCCATCACGTCGTCGACGCCGACGACGTCGACGAGACGGCCAAATCCGTCGCCGACGATCTCTGCACGAAGGCCCCGCTGGCGGTCCAGAACGCAAAACGCGCCCTTCGTGCGGCGCTCGATACCCCGCTCGATCAGGGCCTCGCCTACGAGCGTTCGCTCGGACGCGAACTGGAAGACACCCGAGATTTCCGCGAGGGATTCGAGGCCCGAATCGAAGACCGCGACCCCACCTTTACCGGCGAGTGACGAACCACTCCTGCAACCCGCAGTAGAGAACCCTGTATCACTCTTCTCCGCGGGTTCGACGGTCGTAGACCTGGACGGCTCGATCGTGACGACTCGAGACGCCGTTCGGATTGCGCGTTTCGGATCGATCCCGGTACCTGGCACCGAATCCGTGCCACAACCCAGCGAGCGTATTGCTAACGACGGCGACGCCGTCTCGTATCCACGTCGTGGGGGTGGTTTCACCGCTGGCGATTTCTCTGACGCCGTGTAGTCCGTCACGGATCGCGCTACCGACGGTGTTTGTGAATACCGTCGGCCTCGGGCCGTAGTTCTTCGCGAGCCGATAGCTGAGAGACCGATAGCGTCCACCCCAGTTCTCGGGTTCATCCGATTTCTCCCGGTCTCGCGTTACGGCCATGTCCGCACTCCACGTGACGACGTACTCACCGGCGCCGATCCTGTGGGCGACGTCGCGCGCGCTGGCGTGTGAGAGGTTTTCGTCGAAACCGTCCAACCGGTCCAGTACCGTTCGGTCGAATACCACGTTGCCGGCGGAGAAGACGGTGATCGAGCGACCGGCGAACCGAACGGGATCCCGTTCAGTCGGTATCGAATCCGCTCGCTTGACCGGACCAGTGACGACGTCAGAATCCGACGACAGTGCCGTCTCGACCGCCTGATACCATCCCGGTTCGACGGTGTGCGTCGCGGCGACGAACCCGACGGCGGACCCGGTGGCGACTTCGATGCCGGCGTTTCGAGCGACGCCGGACTCGCGCTCTGAGATTTCGACCAGGACGTCGACGTCTTGCCGTTCCCGAACGGTGCCGGACGTGCCGTCCGTCGACGGACCGTTGACCACGATGAGTTCGCTCTCGGCCGGTAGTTGCGACGACAGCGCGTCGAGACACGAGTGGAGGGTCTCCCGATCGTTGAGCGTCGGGACCACCACCGAGAGCTTCATACTCGTGAGTATTTCATCCGGCCGTATAAATTCGCCGTCCGGTGTTACTCGAGTTCGGTCGTCCAGAACGAAACCGACGCGAGTCTGTCCGCTTTCGGAATTGAGCCGACGCCGCTCCCGACGCGTCGCAGCGGCGAGGCCAGGAAGTTCGGCGTAATTCGATAGAGTCCGTACGGCAGGATGAAATCGTGCTGGGCGTCGACGATTTCCAGATCCTGCGAGTCAGCTAACGCCTCTACTTCGCGTCTCGAGTACAGACGCGAACCCATCGGAAGGGCCCAGTTGTAGATGCTTCGCGTCGAAAAGCGATTGAAGGTATCGAAGACGATTCGACCACGCGAGACGCGACGCATTTCCGCTAAGAACGCCTGCGGGTCGTCTGCGAGGTGGAAAAATCGCATTGCGACCACGCAGTCGAAGTGGTCGTCCGGAAATGGGAGCCGTGCGGCGTCGCCCCTGATGAACTCGAGCGTGTCAGAGACGCCCGCCCGGTCGGCTTTTTCCCGACCTTGCTGGAGCATCGCAGCGGAGATGTCGAGTCCGACGACGTCTCCGCCGCGGTCTGCCATCATGATTGTGAACCGACCGGTCCCGCACGCTATTTCGAGGACTCGCTTTCCCTCCAGGGGAGAAACCGCGTCGAGAACGGCTCGCTTCTCGCGCTGGTCGATCAACTGACCGCCCCGCGAGAAGCGCTTGTCGTCGTACTCGGCGGCGATGTCGTCGGCCTGGTACCACTCCTGTCCTTTCACGCTACTCACTGGTAGACTCTCGGGGGGTTAAAACAATACTGGACTTGATCGACGGCAGACGGGCCCGTTTCGTGTGGGCCACGGAACCTCACACCTCGAGTCGGAGGGGAGGTAACCGCCACTAGTATGGCATTATATACCTATAATTAACTGCAGAATATGAACACCTATATAGGGAACGTTTACCAGGGTTGGCTCTCGCTCGGTAGGTATGAGCACGACCGCAGAGGAAGCTGCCAGTCCCGACCCACCACATTCGAACGCGGAGTACCGTGACCGCCTGCGCGAGCTACCACCCAGCGCAAAACTCGTCGCAAAAGTTCTCGAATCTGACGCGCCGCTCTCGCAGGGTCAACTCGTCGAGGAATCCCTGCTGCCCGATCGAACCGTTCGATACGCACTCAACCGCCTCGAGGAAGTCGGTCTCGTCGATTCGCGGTACAGTTTCAAAGACGCGAGAAAGCACGTGTACTTCCTTACGCGTTGAATTACTCCCCGACGCGCTGATCTATTCTCGCGCGCTGACGTGGTCTGATCCCTCTCGATTCGATCCCGCCCAGGTGGCGTGGCAACTCCGTGGCGACCGAACCGACACCGGCAACCACTTTTCGTTCCCCGACCTGGGCAACCGCATGGAGGTTGCTCGCGTCTCCGTCCCCGTCGAGTCGTCTGCCCCTGGTGGACGGACGAACGCGTACGTTCTCGGGCGCGATCCGGCCGTCCTCGTCGATCCGGGCGCGCGAACTGACGAACTGGACGAAGTGGTCGAAGACCGGGGCGTCGAATACGTCGTCTGTACCCATACTCATCCGGATCACGTGGGTGCCCTCCGCTGGTACGCGAACCGACACGATCTCACGACGTGGGCGCTCTCCGACTTCGCCGATCGATTCGAGTCGGCGACCGGACTCGTCCCCGACGCCACCGTCGTCGACGGCGATCGAATCCACCTGGGCGGCGAGTCGGTACGGGTGATCGCGCTTGCCGGACACGCCGCCGATCACGTCGGGATCGAACTTCCGGACGACGGCCCCCTCTGTTGCGGTGACTGTGCCATCGCTCGCGGAAGCGTCGCCATCGCCGGCCCTGACGCGGACATGTCCGCCTATCTCGATTCGCTCCGTCGTCTCGAATCGCTCGATCCGTCCGCCTTGCTCCCCGGACACGGCCCGATCATCGACCACCCATCGACTACGATCCAAGGGCTCGTACACCACCGTCTCCGGCGGGAAAACCGTATTCGTCGGGCCGTCGAGGCGGGCGCCCGGACGATCGACGAAGTGCTCGAGGCGAGTTACGACAAACCCCTCGACGGCGTCGCGTCGCTCGCACGGAAAACGGTTGCGACGCATCTCGTGAAACTCGACGACGACGGCGTCGTCGTCTGGGACGGAAACCGCGCTCGTCCGCGACGCGGTCGAACGTAGCCGGCGGACTTTTTGCCGCTCGGACGGAGACGACGGTGTGGACTCCCTCGAAACGGAACTCGCTCGGGCTCGCGACCTCGATCCGTCGGTGCTCGCCGGTGCGATCGAATCGATCGGATTCGAGTGTACCCACTGTGGGGCCTGTTGTCGGTCCGAATCCGATTCGGACTGTAGTCCGTCGAACACGGACACGCCCGACGGAGGTACGTCTCACACGGCGACGGTGTTCCCCGACGAAGTGCGCTCCCTCGTCGGGAACACGGACGGTCAGACGGACTGGCGGGACGTCGCGCGTCCGATGCCGTTCGGTCTCGAGAAATCGCCCGATGGGACGACCGTCGGGGAGACGTTCGAGTGGGCACTACAGACGACCGCGTGTGGCGATTGCGTCTTCTACGACGATGGATCCGAGGCCGGCGGCTGTCGGGTCCACGCCGACCGGCCGCTGATCTGTCGAACGTATCCGTTCAGCCTCGCTCTCGGAGGAACGAGCCAACCGATGGGTACGGCCGTCGACGGCGAGGGGCTCGTGCGGGCCCACGAGTGTGAGGGCCTCGGTCGAGAAATCGATCGCGACGATGCGCTCTCGCTCGCTCGCGCGCTCAAAGCGCGGGCGATCCGCGAGCTCGAAGAGGCGATCGCGCTCGTCGAACGGTACGAGCCGATCGAGTCGACCGATCGAATCGTCGTACACGACGCCGAAGGGCCAAAGCGCCCCGACGGTTCGTCGATCTCGGAGTAATTCGGACGAGCGACTGGACTGGCGGGACAGGTTCCACCTCGCGTCGACTCGTTCGTCGACGAAGTGGATACGTGCCGTGTGTGATCGAGCCGAGCCTCCGCACGAATCGTCGGAGTGTCGTCGATACCGTTCAGAAGGTGTCTTCGATAATTTCTCCGACGGCGAAGTTCGATTTGACCTCGCTCACTTCGACCTTGACTCGCTCGCCAACGTCGGCGCCCGGGACGATGATGACGTAGCCGCGTTCGACTCGAGCGATGCCGTCGCCCTGTTTGCCGATGTCCTCGATCTCGACGTATCGCGTTTCGCCGACGTCGACCGGCGGCTGTGGCTCGTCCGTGCGGGTCTGCGTCGACTGCGCGGCCGACGTCGTGGACTCACTCTGCGCGTTCGTCGAGCGTTCGATCAGCGCCACCCGGTAGACCGTTCCGGGCTCGACGTCGCCCGTCGTGATTTCGTGTTTGGGTACTTCGATGAGATACCGGTCGTCTTCTTCGGAAACGTCCGTGCTGAACAGACACAGGAGCTTTTCAGAGATTTCCATAGCGAGATCCTCACGCGACCCAACTGGTCCAATACTATTAGAACTACCGACCCCGTGCCGATGGATATTATCGATCGTCTTGGAAAATACGTCGATGTCACCAGATGTATCGGAAGGTCGGGCCCTGGCAGTTCCCGAGCGGGTCGATCACTCTCGCGTCGGATTCTCGATCGAGGAGTGAACACGCTGGTGTCGGTTACTCGAATGGGCGACTCGCGTCGATTACTCTACCGGTTGTCGGCTCCGAGCGATAGCATCTTGGTTATCGACGGTGCCGAACCGTTCGAGATCTAGGCCGTCGGTGGGTTCGATCTCGTCGATCGAGTCGTACGGACGGTTAACGACGATCGACCCGGCTCGCGAGTTGCCGATCCCCGGAATCGCCGTCAGCTCGTCGAGCGAGGCATCGTTCAGATCGAGCGGGTGCGGGACTCCGGTCACGGATCGATAGCCGTGATCGACGACGGCGACGTCGAGCGTCTCGCCGAGCGGACGTTCACCCGGGATACCGACGAGTAGCGGGTACGTTCCGAGTTGTCGACCGAAGGTGTAGCCGTCCTGGTGGTACTCGAGGTGGACGTCCGGCAACACGGTCCCCGGCGGAGCCAGTCGCTCGAGCATCGGTCTGTCGATCTCCTCGCGAACCTGGCGCTTGTACGGTTTGAACTGATCCTTGTGCGCCTGGGCGATCTCGGCGCCGGTCTCAGACATCTCGGTACCGGCGAACGCCATCACCTGCCGTACGTTAATTCGTCTGAGTAACAGCCCCTC
This region includes:
- a CDS encoding YkgJ family cysteine cluster protein, translated to MDSLETELARARDLDPSVLAGAIESIGFECTHCGACCRSESDSDCSPSNTDTPDGGTSHTATVFPDEVRSLVGNTDGQTDWRDVARPMPFGLEKSPDGTTVGETFEWALQTTACGDCVFYDDGSEAGGCRVHADRPLICRTYPFSLALGGTSQPMGTAVDGEGLVRAHECEGLGREIDRDDALSLARALKARAIRELEEAIALVERYEPIESTDRIVVHDAEGPKRPDGSSISE
- a CDS encoding TRAM domain-containing protein; this translates as MEISEKLLCLFSTDVSEEDDRYLIEVPKHEITTGDVEPGTVYRVALIERSTNAQSESTTSAAQSTQTRTDEPQPPVDVGETRYVEIEDIGKQGDGIARVERGYVIIVPGADVGERVKVEVSEVKSNFAVGEIIEDTF